A single region of the Fusarium fujikuroi IMI 58289 draft genome, chromosome FFUJ_chr05 genome encodes:
- a CDS encoding related to dityrosine transporter produces the protein MPKTLHDSQDEISSSTMSEEESSPQTAARDPTQDAINRTISHISGHDAFEQAAIITASDGNVPYREVGDEIFDKVSSRRKVAIVTVLSFGAFLSPISSTSVLAATPEVAKTFNSTGSIINLSNAAYMIVMALSPLFWGPMSQVYGRRSAALSSSAIFFLLSLATALAPDLTSFIVFRAASAFGGTAFILIGPACIGDIYRPIERGAAMGWFLTGTLVGPAFGPFLGGIIVTYSSSWRSIFWLQTGLAATGVLGVYFVVCETAHHLRINDLKSLSGKKRTLKVLGMISPMRVLRLFRFFNIALVACGSASLTWNMYSLLTPVRYVLNPRFKLDSPLLSGLFYLAPGFGYLVGTFGGGHWADMMAKRWIKKRGGVRIPEDRLRSTLPFMGAIMPGSMLVYGWTVDREVGGIPVPVIAMFVQGVAQLFCFPSYNTYCLDVMPGHGAEVAATNFFARYLVGCIASAVVLPAVEAVGIGWFSTISAAYLIGSALATMAAIRWGKGWRERTQARLEGPKEDENEAKAGHDMDTDRPKSAQILGPSFASDRSGPEQQSRNIGRET, from the exons ATGCCGAAGACATTACATGATTCACAGGATGAAATCTCATCATCTACCATGAGCGAGGAAGAATCTTCTCCACAGACTGCAGCCCGAGACCCAACCCAAGACGCTATCAACCGCACAATATCACACATATCTGGCCACGATGCGTTCGAACAGGCTGCCATCATCACTGCGTCAGATGGCAATGTGCCTTACCGCGAGGTAGGTGATGAGATCTTTGACAAAGTTTCCTCAAGACGCAAAGTTGCTATCGTGACCGTGCTGTCATTTGGGGCGTTCCTATCGCCAATATCGAGCACTTCAGTGTTAGCAGCGACACCCGAGGTTGCGAAGACTTTCAACAGCACGGGAAGCATTATAAATCTCAGTAATGCAGCTTACATGATTGTTATGGCGTTATCACCTTTATTCTGGGGACCCATGAGCCAGGTTTATGGAAGGCGGAGT GCAGCcttgtcttcttcagctATTTTCTTCTTACTCAGCCTAGCCACTGCATTGGCTCCTGACCTCACTTCGTTTATTGTCTTTCGAGCAGCTTCGGCGTTTGGGGGAACAGCCTTCATTCTCATCGGCCCAGCATGCATTGG TGACATTTATCGTCCAATAGAGCGAGGTGCAGCAATGGGATGGTTTCTGACCGGCACACTTGTTGGTCCTGCATTTGGACCATTTTTGGGTGGCATTATTGTAACATATAGTTCGTCCTGGAGGAGTATCTTTTGGCTTCAGACGGGACTGGCTGCTACCGGGGTACTCGGCGTGTACTTTGTTGTATGCGAAACAGCTCATCACCTCAGGATCAACGATCTGAAAAGCCTCTCGGGCAAGAAAAGGACACTGAAGGTTCTCGGCATGATCAGCCCGATGCGAGTCTTACGGCTATTTCGATTCTTCAATATTGCGCTGGTGGCATGTGGTAGTGCATCCTTAACTTGGAACATGTACAGCCTCCTAACACCGGTCCGTTATGTTTTGAATCCCCGCTTCAAGCTCGACTCGCCGTTGCTATCGGGTCTGTTTTACCTGGCACCCGGCTTCGGTTACCTGGTAGGGACTTTCGGAGGGGGGCACTGGGCGGACATGATGGCCAAGCGATGGATCAAGAAACGTGGAGGTGTCCGTATACCGGAAGATCGACTTCGGTCTACTCTGCCTTTCATGGGCGCAATCATGCCGGGAAGCATGCTGGTATATGGCTGGACTGTCGACAGGGAGGTTGGAGGTATTCCGGTGCCTGTCATCGCCATGTTCGTACAGGGCGTGGCGCAATTGTTTTGCTTTCCCTCGTACAACACTTACTGTCTCGACGTCATGCCTGGCCATGGGGCAGAGGTGGCTGCAACCAACTTTTTCGCAAGATATCTGGTTGGTTGCATCGCTTCAGCCGTAGTTCTACCAGCTGTCGAGGCTGTCGGCATTGGATGGTTTTCGACCATCTCAGCAGCGTATTTGATAGGCTCAGCTCTGGCTACCATGGCTGCAATTCGATGGGGGAAAGGCTGGCGGGAGAGAACTCAAGCAAGGCTAGAGGGTCCtaaggaggatgagaacgAGGCCAAAGCCGGTCATGATATGGATACAGATCGACCCAAAAGCGCTCAAATACTGGGACCCAGCTTCGCGTCTGACAGGAGTGGTCCAGAACAGCAGAGCCGAAACATAGGCCGTGAGACCTGA
- a CDS encoding related to GCP3 (gamma-tubulin complex), with protein MAPDRITNAIDSLITHIVPSDPNDPEDIAQERHDTCFEIVKSIIDSPVSPAISSDVNHASDLIKRKLIQSNPSQALRFSNLYTRLLSLPVLEHKWAILYLLYQLADSPDPSEPLPLSPVKPSAPNYRDVISRDAIKRQGRERNSRASRFEEEQFKEAFQSEGLKKVTQKESKPSSKEGDPRPEPAKRDVSLKSTLLANNHSEIEPPESVILRDLPFTLQGLSSTNLPFAKSDLIKLPATLPLPIISLLHTLAEPSLLYRGLDGFCKTPAKGLLGQSLRAAVHGELKSYLSLIATLETQIRRALASLDEEAPREGIGRTGVTLKRCVVWTREATMGLRLMSLIAEESEKNRGGQLVSLIHSFSSSHGDPVVAAFAERLLSSFTRPFYDILRHWIYDGELSDPFQEFFVREQAPDKDQAKAKGAGNVWEDKFEIATDMIPSIITQDFAQKVFLIGKSLNFIRHSCGDAMWVEDYSKAASKELRYGDTATLEAWIDEAYKTTMKRLIDLMANKFHLFKHLQALKNYILLGQGDFIALLMESLAANLDRPAGAQYRHTLTAQLEHAIRGSNAQYDSPEVLRRLDARMLQLSHGDIGWDCFTLEYKIDAPVDVVVTEWGNRQYLKVFNFLWRIKRVEFAVLSTWRKCMTGARGVLQNSDPAVSQTWKSTRGVLAEMIHFVGQLQYYILFEVIESSWGELQKRIQKEDCTLDDLIKAHTRYLNDITHKGLLGAKRRAHSSDEDDRTTYMMQLGEILRFMLSYRDSVDGLYSWSVSDFTQRQEADVRSTTRHNDDHDGLDTPMTGSGGVASEFPVLQERLRHLGASFRTRVQILLGDLAYQPDVDMRFLGVAMNFNDVYQPTRRKTKAAPGTATAARSASANRGER; from the exons ATGGCTCCCGATCGCATCACCAACGCTATTGACAGCCTGATAACCCACATCGTACCTAGTGATCCCAATGATCCTGAAGATATTGCGCAAGAACGTCACGATACTTGCTTCGAAATTGTCAAATCTATAATAGATAG CCCAGTTTCCCCCGCCATTTCTTCTGATGTCAACCACGCCTCCGACCTTATAAAACGAAAGCTCATTCAGAGCAATCCCTCCCAAGCTCTGCGCTTCTCGAATTTATACACCCGATTGCTTTCACTTCCTGTGCTAGAACACAAATGGGCAATACTCTACCTCCTTTATCAGCTCGCTGATTCCCCAGACCCTAGCGAACCGCTCCCACTGAGCCCGGTGAAGCCTTCAGCGCCCAATTACCGAGACGTCATCAGTCGCGATGCTATCAAACGGCAAGGTCGGGAACGTAACAGTAGGGCTTCTCGATTTGAGGAGGAGCAATTCAAGGAGGCATTTCAGTCCGAAGGACTCAAAAAGGTTACACAAAAAGAGAGCAAGCCATCCAGCAAAGAGGGGGATCCACGTCCTGAGCCGGCAAAAAGAGATGTTTCACTGAAATCAACCTTGCTGGCAAATAATCATTCGGAAATAGAGCCTCCGGAGTCGGTCATCCTTAGAGATCTTCCTTTTACTCTCCAGGGACTATCATCAACCAATCTACCTTTCGCAAAATCAGATCTTATCAAATTACCGGCCACACTTCCTTTGCCAATCATTTCCCTACTTCACACTTTGGCTGAGCCTTCGCTACTATATCGCGGCCTCGATGGATTTTGCAAGACTCCTGCAAAAGGGCTCCTAGGCCAAAGCCTCAGAGCTGCTGTACACGGTGAGCTTAAGTCATATCTGAGTTTGATAGCAACTCTTGAGACTCAGATACGAAGAGCACTTGCATCTCTTGACGAGGAGGCTCCAAGAGAAGGTATTGGAAGAACAGGTGTCACACTCAAAAGGTGTGTGGTATGGACACGCGAAGCAACAATGGGCCTCAGGTTAATGAGCCTCATTGCTGAGGAATCTGAGAAGAACAGAGGGGGCCAGCTTGTCTCCCTAATCCATagtttctcttcttcacatgGAGATCCTGTGGTGGCCGCATTCGCAGAGAGACTCTTAAGTAGTTTCACACGGCCATTTTACGACATTTTACGGCACTGGATTTACGACGGTGAACTGTCCGACCCTTTCCAGGAATTTTTCGTTAGAGAGCAGGCTCCTGACAAAGACCAAGCGAAGGCTAAGGGCGCAGGCAATGTCTGGGAGGACAAGTTCGAGATTGCTACAGACATGATCCCCAGCATCATTACTCAGGACTTTGCCCAGAAGGTCTTTCTAATCGGCAAGTCACTAAACTTCATTCGACATAGCTGCGGTGATGCTATGTGGGTTGAGGATTACTCCAAAGCTGCTTCCAAAGAGTTAAGGTATGGCGACACAGCTACCTTGGAAGCCTGGATCGATGAAGCTTACAAGACCACCATGAAGCGTCTCATTGACTTGATGGCCAACAAGTTTCACTTATTTAAACATCTTCAGGCGCTTAAGAACTACATCCTCTTAGGGCAGGGAGATTTTATTGCGCTCCTGATGGAATCTCTGGCTGCCAACCTTGACCGTCCAGCTGGGGCACAGTACAGACATACTTTAACGGCGCAATTGGAACACGCCATTCGGGGTTCAAATGCCCAGTATGACTCTCCCGAGGTTCTACGACGCCTGGATGCTCGCATGCTGCAACTATCTCATGGTGATATCGGATGGGATTGCTTTACCCTTGAATATAAGATCGATGCACCTGTCGATGTTGTCGTGACAGAGTGGGGGAATAGACAATACCTAAAGGTCTTCAATTTTCTCTGGCGTATCAAGCGAGTAGAATTTGCAGTACTCTCAACCTGGCGGAAGTGCATGACGGGTGCTCGTGGAGTTCTTCAGAACTCCGACCCTGCCGTCTCTCAAACGTGGAAGTCAACGCGCGGTGTTCTGGCCGAGATGATTCACTTTGTGGGCCAGCTCCAATACTACATCTTGTTTGAGGTCATCGAATCCTCGTGGGGCGAACTTCAAAAACGGATCCAGAAGGAGGACTGCACTTTGGATGACCTGATCAAGGCGCATACACGGTatctcaacgacatcacTCATAAAGGTCTCCTTGGGGCAAAACGACGTGCGCACAGctctgatgaagatgaccgCACGACATATATGATGCAGCTCGGCGAAATCTTGCGGTTCATGCTTAGCTACAGAGACTCTGTTGACGGACTTTACAGCTGGAGCGTGTCAGACTTTACGCAGCGTCAGGAGGCTGATGTCAGAAGTACCACACGACACAACGATGATCACGATGGCCTTGACACACCGATGACAGGTTCTGGTGGCGTGGCCTCCGAGTTTCCCGTCCTACAAGAGCGTCTTCGACACTTAGGTGCATCGTTCCGAACTCGTGTGCAGATCCTCCTTGGTGATCTTGCGTATCAACCAGATGTAGATATGCGATTCCTTGGTGTTGCCATGAACTTCAACGACGTTTATCAGCCGACACGACGGAAGACTAAGGCAGCTCCTGGAACTGCGACGGCGGCGCGAAGTGCTTCTGCTAACAGAGGCGAGAGGTGA
- a CDS encoding probable CAMP-DEPENDENT PROTEIN KINASE REGULATORY CHAIN (mcb) produces the protein MSGPFSSPFGENSNPFGTDRGKRTNNAIHAVAEEDENDTITSPTNPRFGASPNSASMFSGPFGGGFGGDSSSEAPPSRNLPNPDSYPAQYNFGRRTSVSAESLKPSADSYDNWSPPFHEKSAEQLERLKRAIEGNFLFSHLEDEQSAQILGALVEKPIPAKGIKVISQGDAGDYFYVVEKGSFDVYVNPTGSLQPGPDGMGNQVGNIQAGGSFGELALMYNAPRAATVVSAESGCTVWALDRVTFRRILMESTFARRRMYESFLEEVPLLASLNPYERSKIADALETKKFAAGEVIINEGDPGHAFYLLESGEADAYIGQPDNKVRHYKKGDYFGELALLNDAPRAASIVATSPVKVGSLGKNAFQRLLGPVEGILRRTKYQGVATGVEEMDPLHTG, from the exons ATGTCTGGGCCCTTTTCCAGTCCCTTTGGGGAGAACAGCAACCCTTTTGGGACAGACAGGGGAAAGAGGACGAACAACGCAATCCATGCTgttgccgaagaagatgagaacgaTACCATCACATCTCCTACAAACCCTCGATTTGGGGCTTCACCAAACTCCGCTTCCATGTTCTCTGGCCCTTTCGGTGGTGGCTTTGGAGGGGACTCTTCATCTGAGGCACCTCCTTCGCGTAACCTCCCAAACCCCGATAGCTACCCTGCTCAGTACAATTTTGGTCGCCGAACATCAGTCTCTGCCGAATCCCTGAAGCCAAGTGCTGATTCATATGACAATTGGTCACCGCCTTTTCACGAGAAGTCTGCGGAACAGCTTGAGCGTCTTAAACGTGCTATTGAAGGAAACTTCCTTTTCAGCCATCTCGAGGATGAACAGAGCGCTCAGATTCTGGGTGCTCTTGTTGAAAAGCCGATACCAGCTAAAGGTATCAAG GTTATTAGCCAGGGTGATGCGGGGGATTATTTTTATGTCGTCGAGAAGGGATCTTTCGACGTATATGTCAATCCTACCGGCTCGCTTCAACCCGGTCCGGATGGCATGGGTAACCAAGTCGGCAACATTCAGGCTGGTGGTTCGTTCGGAGAACTGGCACTGATGTACAATGCACCTCGAGCTGCGACGGTTGTCTCAGCTGAGTCCGGTTGCACTGTATGGGCACTCGATCGTGTTACCTTCCGCCGTATTCTTATGGAGTCGACCTTCGCTCGGAGGCGCATGTATGAGAGCTTCCTTGAGGAAGTTCCACTTCTTGCAAGTTTGAACCCATACGAGCGCTCCAAAATTGCCGATGCCCTTGAAACAAAGAAATTTGCGGCAGGCGAGGTCATTATCAACGAAGGAGACCCCGGCCACGCATTCTACCTTCTGGAGAGTGGCGAAGCAGATGCTTACATTGGACAGCCTGACAACAAGGTTCGCCATTACAAGAAAGGCGATTACTTCGGCGAGCTTGCCCTGCTTAATGACGCCCCGCGAGCAGCTAGCATCGTTGCTACGTCTCCAGTCAAGGTTGGCAGCCTGGGCAAGAACGCTTTCCAGCGACTTCTGGGTCCTGTAGAGGGCATCTTACGAAGGACCAAGTACCAGGGTGTTGCAACCGGTGTCGAAGAGATGGATCCTCTTCACACCGGCTAA
- a CDS encoding related to transcriptional coactivator HFI1, translating to MPDIDPAALSRPSVSLSTPILSNKTLAGSISGAPKIAKSSQIIPARIDLEPLYTALKAAIGNEKWAIYKESTTEFLIGRLNQTEYSERIDPILAGPGDKEHLHNNLIAAIYGNVTREMPDQGLAPWVSANDKPAATTGIKPVSGDATERRLKGDVMQLPTRDRRRIKDLVQNDWDPHESISNIFADTRRKLSTVTDATPTVGGINNMNFDLEIRKRYAQPLAVESGEFPDINMISGRMLPSCYEAGLVNGHTVDALQFLSVAVETFIKEVLTQVFSRTRSNGPGESGSAGFGVGTTWIQTHKYKRQLEYEEEAAMRGEISRDKSGLLPIESRAASERGPLGMSDLRLSLEMADTGMAQFPVLMTQVIYGYREGELENWDDYTWVCDQPPEAYTDEKHDSEANGGHVFELANGYPDAMDIDTEAWWEGAESQDGDMLDGILDSCLAAGS from the exons ATGCCAGACATCGACCCCGCGGCTTTGAGCCGTCCATCTGTCAGCCTCTCAACGCCGATTTTATCCAACAAGACACTTGCTGGGTCTATCTCTGGTGCGCCAAAGATAGCAAAGTCAAGTCAGATCATTCCCGCCCGAATTGATCTCGAACCGCTATATACTGCGCTCAAGGCCGCCATTGGCAACGAGAAATGggcaatatataaagaatCAACGACCGAGTTCCTGATAG GGCGCTTGAATCAGACCGAATATTCTGAACGAATTGACCCTATCCTCGCAGGCCCAGGGGACAAGGAACACCTACACAATAATCTCATTGCAGCTATATACGGAAATGTTACTCGAGAGATGCCCGATCAAGGGCTGGCCCCCTGGGTCAGTGCCAACGATAAGCCTGCGGCGACGACAGGGATCAAGCCAGTGTCCGGGGATGCCACGGAGCGGAGGTTGAAGGGAGATGTGATGCAACTGCCAACCCGAGACCGCAGGCGCATCAAAGATTTGGTCCAGAACGAT TGGGATCCTCACGAGAGCATATCCAACATCTTTGCAGACACACGTCGCAAACTTTCTACAGTGACGGATGCCACCCCGACTGTAGGAGGCATAAACAACATGA ATTTCGATTTAGAAATTCGAAAACGTTATGCTCAACCTTTGGCGGTCGAATCAGGCGAGTTTCCTGACATCAATATGATCTCCGGCCGAATGCTACCCTCTTGCTACGAGGCAGGACTAGTCAATGGACACACAGTGGATGCTCTCCAATTTCTGTCGGTAGCTGTGGAAACCTTTATCAAGGAGGTCCTTACACAGGTCTTCAGCCGCACGCGGAGTAATGGACCTGGTGAATCAGGTAGTGCTGGGTTTGGCGTCGGGACGACATGGATTCAAACGCACAAGTACAAGCGACAGCTGGAatacgaagaagaagctgcgaTGCGAGGCGAAATCTCCAGAGACAAGAGCGGGCTTTTGCCCATTGAGTCCAGGGCTGCGAGTGAAAGAGGCCCCTTGGGGATGTCCGATCTTCGCCTGTCCTTAGAGATGGCGGACACAGGCATGGCACAGTTCCCTGTGCTAATGACACAGGTTATATATGGATATCGGGAAGGGGAGCTGGAGAATTGGGATGACTATACCTGGGTGTGTGATCAGCCACCTGAAGCCTACACAGACGAGAAACACGATTCAGAGGCAAACGGAGGACATGTTTTTGAGCTTGCGAATGGTTACCCTGATGCCATGGATATAGACACGGAAGCATGGTGGGAAGGTGCGGAAAGTCAGGATGGTGATATGCTGGATGGCATATTGGACTCATGCCTTGCGGCAGGGTCCTGA
- a CDS encoding related to BCAS2 family protein, which produces MPIPPAYHESLPYVDQEPAPEALAAARDLIAAEASSQHPLPTSNPEPSFTPAMIAELERVSQSTPLAPLDLSRYEAPSPGAPPATALPAAAIAHSYLSSRLTNLELLEKWGKNAWLLGNHGLEAELQALERELAAVKREIDIVNLERQKRQNAVGAEIKTLDDTWRTGVGRVLETEVAVEELRRKIREELARRATDGQGQ; this is translated from the exons ATGCCCATTCCTCCAGCGTACCACGAATCCCTCCCTT ATGTTGACCAGGAACCAGCCCCGGAAGCTCTGGCCGCAGCCCGTGACCTTATCGCTGCCGAagcatcttctcaacatcccCTGCCGACTTCTAATCCAGAACCCTCCTTCACGCCCGCCATGATAGCCGAGCTTGAGCGCGTCTCTCAATCCACGCCACTTGCACCGCTCGATTTAAGCCGTTACGAGGCTCCTTCTCCCGGCGCCCCTCCAGCGACCGCCCTGCCTGCTGCCGCTATCGCACATAGCTACCTCTCCTCACGTCTCACAAACCTCGAGCTTCTGGAGAAGTGGGGAAAGAACGCTTGGCTCTTAGGGAATCATGGACTCGAGGCGGAGCTCCAGGCATTGGAGCGTGAACTCGCAGCTGTTAAGCGTGAAATCGATATCGTGAACCTAGAGAGgcagaagaggcagaacGCTGTAGGGGCTGAGATCAAGACACTGGATGATACCTGGCGCACTGGCGTCGGCCGGGTGCTAGAAACTGAAGTTGCGGTTGAAGAACTTAGGAGGAAGATCCGGGAGGAGCTCGCGCGGAGGGCCACAGACGGTCAGGGGCAGTAA